AGGCCTTCAGGGCTGCAGCGGCAGTCGCGGATACTGCACGCGCGGCGGGATCCGGTGGTGGACCAGCGCCAGGCCCACGAGGCTGACCGCGCCAAGCAGGATCGTCAGGAACAGCGACCCGCTCTGCAGCGGCTGGGCAAAGGCGACCAGCGGCACCGCGCCGGCAGGCGGATGGGTGACGCGCAGCGCCATCATGACCGCGATCGCAGCACCGACGGCGACCGCGGCGGCAAGCCATGCGCCGGGAAAGAAAAGCGCTGCCGTCACCGCGATCACCGTCGCCAGCAGATACCCGGCGAAAACGTTGATCGGCTGCGCAAGCGGGCTTTCCGGCTGCCCGAACAGCAACACGGCCGTGGCGCCCAGCGGCGCGATGAGCAACGACAGTCCGGTGAGGGCCGCCAAGCCGCCGACGGCGCCGATGCCGGCGATCGCGCCAACGCCGGACTTCAGGTGGAGGCCCACATGGCTGGATGGCTCATGCCTTGCGAGAAGCGATCTGACGTGGCAGCGCATTGACATACCCAGCGGAAGGGATGGTCCGTATCGCCGGAAACGTCTTTCACGCCAAGCACCAGACATTCGAAATGATGAGGAGAAGCGGGAATATTTTGCCCCGCGGCAGGCTGCGCTCCTTGTCCACTCCCGGGCGCCGACTGCCGACACGACATTCCAGCTGAGCGCGGCCGAGTCCGGACGAAAGATGCAAGATCCTTGAATTTTGAATGGTCATCTGAACATTCTAACCGGTCAACCGATGAAGTGGCTGCGATGAGAACGATTCAGGCCACTGAACTCAAGGCGAAGCTGTGTCGGCGCGAGCCGAAGGTCGTCCCTAGGGGCGGTCGTCATCGACAGTTCCATTGCAGCCTGTTGGGGTACACCGGACGAAGAATCCCAAGTCGCGGATTTGGCTCTGACGGCGGCTACCCAGCAAGGCATGATCGTCCCCGACATCTTCTGGCATGAGCTGCGCAACGTGTTGCTCGTGAACGAACGTCGCGGACGGTTGACTCAGGAGCTCTCCCAACGCGCGTTGGAGCTTGTAGAACGGATGTTTCCAAGGACAGACGGCAAAGCCGACCACGCCACCATCTTGAACATTGCCCGTCGTCATTCGCTGTCGGCGTACAATGCTGCATTCCTGGAACTCGCCCTGCCGAGCGGTGGCGAGTTGGCAACGCTCGATCGACGGCTTGCCGAGGCTGCGACCGCGGAGGGGCTTGGTCTCATTGCCGGCTGACCCTCACCAGTCCATCACCACCTTCCCCGAACTGCCGCTCTTCATCGCCTCGAAGCCCTCGATGTAGTCGTCGATGCCGATCCGATGCGTGATCAGGCCGGAGACGTCGAGCGATCCCTGCACAAGCGCGATCATCTTGTACCAGGTCTCGAACATTTCGCGGCCGTAGATGCCCTTGAGATGCAGCATCTTGAAGATGACCTTGTTCCAGTCGATCTCGAAGCCGGTCGGCGCGATGCCGAGGATGGCGATCTTGCCGCCATTGTTCATGGTGTCGATCATGTCGCGGAAGGCTGCGGCCGAGCCCGACATCTCCAGCCCGACGTCGAACCCCTCCCGCATTCCCTCCTCGCGCATGACGTCGGCGAGTTTCTCCTTCGAGGCGTCGACCACGTGATGCACGCCGAGCTTCCTGGCGAGCGCCAGCCGTGTCGGGTTGATGTCGGTGATCACCACCTTGCGCGCGCCGACGCACTGAGCGACCAGCGCGCCCATGATGCCGATCGGCCCCGCGCCGGTGACGAGCACGTCCTCACCCACGAGATCGAAGGAGAGCGCCGTGTGCACCGCATTGCCCAGCGGATCGAAGATCGCGGCGATCTCGTCGGGCACGTCGTCCGGAATCGGCACGACATTGTGCTGCGGGATGGACAGGTATTCGCCGAAGGCGCCCGGCCTGTTCACGCCGACACCGAGCGTGTTGCGGCACAGGTGCCCGCGCCCTGCGCGGCAGTTGCGGCAATGGCCGCAGACGATATGGCCCTCCCCCGATACGCGCTGGCCGACCTTGTACTCGGTCACCGCCGCGCCGAAGTCCGCCACGGTGCCGACGAACTCGTGGCCTGTCACCATCGGTACAGGCACCGTGTTCTACGCCCACTGGTCCCAGTTGTAGATGTGGACGTCGGTGCCGCAGATCGCGGTCTTGCGGACCTTGATCAGCACGTCGTTGGGTCCGATCTCGGGGATCGGCACGTTCTCCATCCAGATTCCCGGCTCAGCCTTGGCCTTCACGAGAGCGCGCATCATGTTGGACATGCTTGGGGGCTCCTGTTTGCCACCTGGACGCCGGCATCCCTCTCGATCCGCGGCCGGCCGAGCGACGTCACCGCGATCGAATGCAGCAAGGCTAGCACAGGTGGCCCCTGGAGCGAGTCCCGTCACATCATCATTGTGGCGCGGGCTGGCTCGTGTTCCAGATGTCGCGATAGAGTTGCCAGGCGCCGCCCGGCCCCTTTTTCCACACGACCACATATTTTCCGACATCTTCCATGAGCTTGCCATCGGCGCCGGGCGCCTTGAGAGTGTAGGCGCCCTCTTCGAACGCGATATCGCCCCCTTCCACGACTTCAAGCGCCTTCAGCGTCAGGCCGGTCACGCCGGCATCGATCCAGCCTTGCCATAGCTTCTGGATGTTCTCGCGTCCCTGGATGCGCTCCTCGTTCGGCGGCAGCATCGCGCCATCATCAGTGTAGTGCGCGGCGACGGCCGCCGCGTCCTTGTTATTGAAGCTCTCCATGAGCTGCTTGTTGGCTTCCTCCACCCCGCTTTGCGCCGTTTGGGCGAAGGAATAGGCCCCGCTCGCGCCTGTCATGCAAAGGGCGATCAAAACGACTGAGATCTTGCGCATTTCGCATCTCCAATCCTCATGAGTGGAAACGAAATCCCGCCGTCTCATTTTACTGCTCCGGCATTCGGCGCACAATCTGAACAGGCGACCGGCAAGGCGCGCCGCGAATGCGCTTCCTCGCATCGTTGCAGATCAGGGAATGACGCGCAGCTCGCGCCCTACCTCGCCGAACGCCTCAACCGCGCGGTCGATGTCCGCGCTCGAGTGCGCGGCAGACATCTGGGTCCGGATCCTAGCCTGGCCCTTCGGCACCACCGGGAACGAGAAGCCGATGACGTAGATGCCGCGCTCCAGCATCTTCTCCGCCATCGCCTGCGCCAGCGTCGCGTCGCCCAGCATCACCGGGATGATCGGATGATCCGCGCCGGCGAGCGTGAAGCCGAGCTTCGACATGGAAGAGCGGAAGCGTGCCGCATTGCCGTAGAGCTTTTGGCGCAGTTCGTCGCCGTTTTCGATGATCTCGAAGACCTTCAAGGACGCCGCGGCGATCGCCGGCATCAGCGTATTGGAGAACAGATAGGGCCGCGAGCGCTGACGCAGCCAGTCCACGACTTGCCTCTTGCCGGAGGTGTAGCCGCCCGATGCGCCGCCCAGCGCCTTCCCCAGCGTGCCGGTGATGATGTCCACCCGGCCCTCGACGCCGCAATGTTCCGGCGAACCGCGCCCGTGCGTGCCGACGAAGCCCACAGCATGGCTGTCGTCGACCATGACCATGGCGCCATGTTTTTCCGCCAGGTCGCAGACGCCGCGGAGGTTGGCGATGATGCCGTCCATCGAAAACACGCCGTCGGTGGCGATCAGCTTGAAGCGGCTGCCTTCGGCCTTCTTGAGCTCCTCCTCCAGCGCCGCCATGTCGTTGTTGGCGTAACGGAAGCGCTTGGCCTTGGAGAGCCTGACCCCGTCTATGATGGAGGCGTGGTTCAGCGCATCCGAGATGATCGCGTCCTCCTCGCCGAGCAGCGTCTCGAACAGGCCCCCGTTCGCGTCGAAGCAGGACCCGTAGAGGATAGTGTCCTCCATACCGAGGAAGGCCGAAATCCTGGCCTCCAGCTGCTTGTGCTCCTCCTGCGTGCCGCAGATGAAGCGGACCGAAGCCATACCGTAGCCGTAGCGGTCGAGTGCGGTCTTGGCGGCCGCCCGCAGATCCTCGTTGTCGGCCAGGCCCAGATAGTTGTTGGCGCAGAAGTTGAGGACCTTCGCACCGCCTTCCACCTCGATCTCGGCGGATTGCATGGAGGTGATCACCCGCTCGGGCTTGTAGAGGCCGGCGGATCTGAGGCCGTCGAGTTCGGCGGCGATGTAGGTCAGGAATGCAGCGCTCATGGGTGGAATGTGGCGCACGCCGCGCCGAAATTCCAATGGAAAAGCGAACGCCCTCGGTGGGCGCGGGAGATCCCTGATCGAGGGGCCCGCTAACCCGGCAGTTGATCCCGCTCAAGCCAGAACACCTCGCTCTCGCTGCCTTCGGTGTCGAGCCAGAGGAACGGCGTGTCCGGATACTCGGCCTCGAGCAGTTCGCGGTCGGTGCCGATCTCGCACAGCAGCCCGCCGCCGGGATTGAGGTGCTCCCGCGCGTCGGCCAGGATGCGGCGCACGATGTCGAAACCGTCCTCGCCCGCGGCAAGCGCCATCGCGGGTTCGTGGCGGAACTCGTCGGGCAGGACCTCCATCACTTCGCGTCCGACATAGGGCGGGTTGGTGATGATCAAATCATAGGCGCGCCGGCCGATGGCTTCGAACAAGTCGCCGTTCATGAGGGTGACGCGATCCCCCAGCCCGTGGTCGGCGACGTTCTCGGCGGCGAGCGAGAGCGCGTCGGACGAGAGATCGGCCGCATCCACGTCGGCGTTCGGGAACGCATAGGCCGCCAGGATCGCCAGCGACCCGCCGCCGGTGCACAGGTCGAGCACCGACGTCACCTCATCCGGGTTCTCCACCAGGGACATCCCCTCTCCCGAACCGTCGAAGAGCGGCGAGCGCAGCAGTTCGGCGATGAAGGAGCGTGGCGCGAGCGCGCGCGCA
This portion of the Mesorhizobium shangrilense genome encodes:
- a CDS encoding HPP family protein; translation: MRCHVRSLLARHEPSSHVGLHLKSGVGAIAGIGAVGGLAALTGLSLLIAPLGATAVLLFGQPESPLAQPINVFAGYLLATVIAVTAALFFPGAWLAAAVAVGAAIAVMMALRVTHPPAGAVPLVAFAQPLQSGSLFLTILLGAVSLVGLALVHHRIPPRVQYPRLPLQP
- a CDS encoding type II toxin-antitoxin system VapC family toxin produces the protein MDSSIAACWGTPDEESQVADLALTAATQQGMIVPDIFWHELRNVLLVNERRGRLTQELSQRALELVERMFPRTDGKADHATILNIARRHSLSAYNAAFLELALPSGGELATLDRRLAEAATAEGLGLIAG
- a CDS encoding YybH family protein yields the protein MEEANKQLMESFNNKDAAAVAAHYTDDGAMLPPNEERIQGRENIQKLWQGWIDAGVTGLTLKALEVVEGGDIAFEEGAYTLKAPGADGKLMEDVGKYVVVWKKGPGGAWQLYRDIWNTSQPAPQ
- a CDS encoding glycine C-acetyltransferase, which produces MSAAFLTYIAAELDGLRSAGLYKPERVITSMQSAEIEVEGGAKVLNFCANNYLGLADNEDLRAAAKTALDRYGYGMASVRFICGTQEEHKQLEARISAFLGMEDTILYGSCFDANGGLFETLLGEEDAIISDALNHASIIDGVRLSKAKRFRYANNDMAALEEELKKAEGSRFKLIATDGVFSMDGIIANLRGVCDLAEKHGAMVMVDDSHAVGFVGTHGRGSPEHCGVEGRVDIITGTLGKALGGASGGYTSGKRQVVDWLRQRSRPYLFSNTLMPAIAAASLKVFEIIENGDELRQKLYGNAARFRSSMSKLGFTLAGADHPIIPVMLGDATLAQAMAEKMLERGIYVIGFSFPVVPKGQARIRTQMSAAHSSADIDRAVEAFGEVGRELRVIP
- the prmB gene encoding 50S ribosomal protein L3 N(5)-glutamine methyltransferase; translated protein: MHTIAGGAAGDPRAEVSELVTLRDLLRYAVSRFSAADLYYGHGSSTPIDEAAFLILETLHLPIDDFNAFADARLTAREKALLGERIALRIEKRLPAAYLTGRSYLAGVPFRSDARALAPRSFIAELLRSPLFDGSGEGMSLVENPDEVTSVLDLCTGGGSLAILAAYAFPNADVDAADLSSDALSLAAENVADHGLGDRVTLMNGDLFEAIGRRAYDLIITNPPYVGREVMEVLPDEFRHEPAMALAAGEDGFDIVRRILADAREHLNPGGGLLCEIGTDRELLEAEYPDTPFLWLDTEGSESEVFWLERDQLPG